Below is a window of Drosophila bipectinata strain 14024-0381.07 chromosome XR, DbipHiC1v2, whole genome shotgun sequence DNA.
GGGTGCCCTGCGCGCTATGGACACCGTTCGTTGGCTGTCGCGATAGGGCAGAGTTGGTAGGCTGGGTTGCTATGTTCGGAAAATGCAGTAGCGTTTGGTGGCGTTGGCCGCACTGTAAGCAATTGCGAGTGCTGCCGCAGTGACTTAGCGCGTGGCCTGTGATGAGACAATTGAGGCATGCTTTTATGCGATCGACGATCGTCTTACGAGCAAAGCAATCCTTCGCGAGAAAACTGGGACATCTCCGGAGAACATGGTTTCTTTGGAAGAGAATGCACTGGGGTGCTCCCATTTCCGTAGTCACATGAAAACTGTGGCGGTTAGTGGAATTGAAGTTGGATCGGTTAGGCGCACGTGCATGGGAAGATTGTCCTGGTGCTGAACGAGTTCCAAGTGGTTGATTTCGATTTTCGGTTAGGTCGATGCTAACTAAGCGCTCCAGCAGGAAAGTCTTCAACATCGAAAAGGTTGGAATCACGGTGGAGCTCCCCAATGAGTGCTCCCACGCTTGCATAGTGCTGCTTGGTAGTTTGGTTAACAGATGATGCACTAGCCAGTGATCACAGGAATCAATGGTTATTTTTAAACGTCGAAGATCACTAATGCAAACATTAGCCAGGGTAAGCACGCGCCTGATACCTTCTGCAGCTTCCTTGGGAACCGACTCAAGACCATACAGTGCCGCCATGGTGTGCATAAAGTGGAGACGTGGATTGTTGTAGCGCTTGAGGAGGAGATCCCAGGCTACCCTATACCCAGAATCCGTTAATGCCATGTGACTGACATCCTGGTCCCGTCCTTCGGGCAAGGCCTGCTTGAAGAAGTGAAATTTCTGGATGTTAGAGAGAGTGTTGTTGTGACGGACTCGATTGGTGGGGAACCTTAGGCTATCACTGAGAACTTGTTGTCGTATTCTTCCGAGATGTTGCAGAAGATGTGCTGGTGCTCTTCAACAAACCGCTCGTATAGGTTGTCTGAGAAATATACATGTTGACTGGGACACAGCTGATCGACCAATTGTTGGTGATTCGCATCAAACAGGGTGGATAAATCTTTTAACGTGCTAAGTCGCtgaagaaaataatgtttggatTTTCAGGATTGGCTATCCTTCTTGAAGTTACGCTCGAGTTGCGTCAACCTGTTCCATAAATCCTTCTGTCTCGCGTGCAAACCAGCAAACTGGTCGGATGGGGAAGGATTGGCTTGTGTGCCTGTCTTTTCATCGTCGATACCCAtagttttattgaatttacaaCAGCACGCTTGAAATCACAGCCCTCACATACAAACACTCACCGGCTTCCAGTCAGTCTGTGTAGCAGTTTCCAGTTTCAATTCGTCGTTCCTTTGGTCCGTTATTCGTCTCGCAGCAATCTCTCCTTCCTTCGTCCGTTATTCGTCGCGCAGCGATCCCTTGTTCTTCGGTCCGTTATTCGTAGAAAGCGTGGTTCCACGTGGCATAGGTTAATAGCCGTTTGTTTCGGATTAATTTGAGCCCAATTATTTGTtccaaatcaattcaaattccatTCATTGGCACATTTAACAACAGGTTCCCCTCATGGgccaccaaaaatgttgtgacTGCGCCAATAGAATACGGGAGTCAATGATTAGCAGAAGTCTGCTATGGGGACTTTCCTGTTgccgttttataaaaacacagggtttgtatgtatgtcactgaatttaatttgaattgattttagaGATCAAAAACAATGTTGgcagtatacaaaaaaatgtgtttcaGTCGTAATAATTGGAAGAAGCTTAGAGATGTCCCACTTTCCAAAGGGACCGGGGTCTCGAGATCGATAGACATCAAGCAGGTATCGATTGTAGAGTTGTGGTATGCCCGAACATTACGTAATGAACATAACGACAACGAAAATGACCGTACAAGCTGAATTACTTCAtacttaattgtctttagctcctcaatgcaaccagcacccgttaacgtgtcgtcgacgtaaaagtcggacccaataccttcggcagctcgagctcggaatgtatttttcacagattcactcaacctcttcaaacaccttatggccaggaatggggctggcccagtgccatatgtaacggtgttgagcttgcacagtttcaaggactctgatgggtctttcctccacactatcaactggtatcgcctatcggcttcatttaccattacttggcgatacatcttttttatgtcggctatcagagcgaatctgttcagccggaaccGAAGAAGAgttgaatacaactcttcctggattGTAGGACCAACCATGAAAAGATCGTTTAGGCACTtctgtgttgatgtcttacaagacgcatcaaacacgactcgtaatttggtcgatTTGCTTTGAGGCTGTAAGACACATTGATGGGGAAATGGGGTCAatgacccgtcaaactccaaggcccctaaaagccaaggagttgctgagatggagaagccccccaccagaggggcaacatctggaggcgggacgcgccggtgcggaagaggttgccaaggcttcATCTTCCAAAGCGTGGTAGCCATAAgaccaccgaacggcgtggagaggaaaactccagggtcaacctctaaaccccTAAGGTGAACCCTGGTTCgggagcgtctcactcgacgcagcgcAAAGGCTCTTACAAAGATAGGAAAAGAACAGCCTTCATTTAGATgaggcggacccatcggccgaagccagtccggaccaggccgagatcattaagtgggcaagggagatcctgccCGACTTTAATCCGGAAATGGCAGAgtgaggctggatccgaatAGACGTATtgggtcagaccctgccaaggaggccgcgcaaagcgcgaaaaggcagaggtccacagagggagaagcccccaggccaagaagaggaaggcccagccacagccgtccaaccgctcgttcgccgaagtaacgaagggaagaaccctaattggagtcctggacaagggctccaaggatgggttcatccccaaggacctttggcgaagagtggtaaacgagttgcatgggcgcttcgtggaggagatgctgagatgcggaggacccccaccagaatgcgaagacgcaggatggtatcagggtagcgtcaaggtaattgcctgccaagacgcgcgatcggtagagacctaccagaatgcgaagacgcagaatggtatcagggtagcgtcaaggtaatTTCCTGCCAAGACCcgcgatcggtagagacctacaagcgtatggttgcatcgcttggagaggtctacccgtGGAGCTAGGCtagtggcggttgactgggacgagatccccagcaaaccgagggcgcgagtgtggctcacagaaaagccagccgaccctaagaccatcctgactatgcttaggatgtgcaacccgacgcttcccacggcgggctggagagtcgccaaggtcgaggaggcggtgcgactgcggaggcaggtcgtcctcacactaaatgaggagaccgtaaaagccctggagaggacggagcaccggctaaagtacggattcgagcatgtctcggtccgtatctataaatctgatgcgaaggccaagccaggaggtacagctctggaggcagacacacaagagccagacttggaggagccgaccgaagaggggcacccagagggaatgtcggatgaggaggaggacattctagaagggtacacctcggaggaaagcgacttggcaagggcgctTGGTGgtgtcggaatggaggaggactccctgctgggctccgagacggaggcagaagttaTTGTGGTGGAGAATTGTAAGAATGTATCTGACGATCTTGcaaataaacctccatcacggtaaagcggcgtcagctgccctctactccacctcgccgagagtggagctgatgtggccctcatccaggtaccctggatccttggagacaggattcatgggttgggggcgtcagagtataggctctgcaaagccgatacagcaggtaaaaggcgagcctgcatcctcgcaaaaagaaccttaacctcgttttgctacccaatttcagcaatgatgACCACGTAGCCACagccatagagagcccaaatggccctctaagggtatgttcggcgtatatgggccacgaccaggaggccctccccccgcacccgctacttaaacagctggtggaagacagcaggaagcacaagatcgacctgatcgtaggttgcgatgctaacgcccatcatcatcagtggggcagcactgacacgaacgagaggggtgagtcaatcttcgattttatcctaggctccaatctcTGGTGCGTAACAGGGGTTcagaacccaccttcatagtcaagaacagaagggaagtacttgacattactctttactctgactcCCCATCTGACAAGATTGTTAAATGGGGAGTCCCAGAGAAACACTCTTTCTCGGAccatcgatacatagaattagtggtcaattttgagaactttaatcgactaacggtacgcaacccgagaaaaGCGAAATGGGAGTGATACAAGAAAAAACTAGAACAAGGGACGTTGACAGTAGGGAAgtcctggatgccatggtggacacgcttacggcagcgtgcgccagggcattcaataaagcttgtcccaaaagcagatcgggcaatagccagtcaaagaaaccaccatggtgctcgcaaacacttgcgccctttaaaaccaaggcccgcaaggcctttaatttttctagcaagacaaactcggagacagcctgggagacGTATAAAGTGAACCTTAGGCAATATAACAAAGAACTTtgcaaggcaaaaaggaatgcctggaccaagttctgcagacatcagaggcctcccgactccggaaggtcctcgcacctaatgcaccaaatgtaggatatattaaaacctcagaaggtaactggacatcgtccagcaaagaaaccctagaggctctcatagaGGCACATTTTCGGGATGCTCTCTAGAAGAAACAATCCTGGAAATGCAGAGACAGAGGGATAGCTCCTCCCTCCCTAACtaacttgaatacctattgagtgacagATATCTCggctgggcaataaatagcttcaagccttttaaatccccaggcccagatggcattgttccagctcaactaattaaagccggtcccaatctgaggtcttgggtcaagaaagctttctcagccattttcagaataggcattgtacccgcaatgtggttgcggacgaaaatcgtatttatacccaaaaCCATTgcactgcacccctaaggacttcagagcaataagcctgtcgtcctcccttctcaagacaatggagagattTATCGGCAATATAAATTTTACTATCAACCCAGAtcatatctcgggatcacaacatgcgtataggaacgaccgatccacggaaacagCACTCCATGagatcactacttttgtcgaaaaggcacttagtgttgtgactgcgccgatagacgggagtcaatgattagcagaagtctgctatggggactttgctgttgccgttttataaaaacacagggttggatatgtcactgaatttaatttgaattgattttagcTATAACAAAATGTGTAATGTGTAATGGGTAAATGTAACAAAGAATGTGTGTGTTCAGCCGTAAGCTTAGAAGTAGTAAGGAAGACAAACTAGAGATGTCCCGCTTTCCAAAGGGACCAGGGTCTCGAGATCGATAGCCACCAATCAGGTATCGATTGTAGGGTTGTGGTATGCACTAACAACGTAATGAACATTACGACAACGAAAATGACCGTACATGCCGCCCCGCAATGCTGGGTCCAGCATTAAGACATCCTTCTAATGGTAACTGAAAGAAACAGGTGAAATGTTTGCTGTGGTATGGATGTGAGATCAAATGCGTGTATCACTATTGTTCAAGATTAGCTTCCTCGACTTTAGCTTCCGTGTAATTCGGGATGGGTAATCTGCAGATCTTGGATACTGATCGCTTATATGTACCCGAACCTGTATAGATTGTTGCAACTCGTACCATCCCATCGGCTCCCGGGTGTAATTCTGTAACACGACCTAGTTTCCAATCGGTTGGACCTGTCCTGTCGTCCTTGATAATAACTAGGTCATTGACCTGCAGGTTTTCTTCCTCTTGTCTCCACTTAGGGCGTGCCTGAAGGTGAGACAACCAATCTGAGCTCCACCTTTTCCAGAACTGGCGTAGGATCCGTTGTCCCTCCATGAACTGTGTGTTGAGCGACTTGTCCTTGTCACTGGGGGTAGGAAGCGATTGCATGGAGTCTCCGATGAGAAAATGAGCTGGAGTCAATACTTGCAGATCGTTAATATCCGCGGTTAACGGGCATAATGGCCGAGAGTTAAGACAGGCCTCTATCTGGATAAGAACGGTTGATAATTGTTCATAAGTCATTGGGTATCCTTTGAAGGAACGATGAAGATGATACTTTACGGCTTTGACGTTAGCCTCCCAAAGTCCTCCGAAGTTTGGGCTGTGTGGGGGGTTAAAGTGCCACTGAATATAGCGCTTTGTGAGTTCTGGGACGACTGTCTGGTTGATTTCCTGCCGGAACTCATTAGACCACAACTGTAGGGATTTATCTGCTGCTATAAAATTTGTGCCGCAGTCACTGTACATGTGCCGCACAAAACCGCGGCGTCCAATGAACCGTTGGAGAGCCCAGAGAAAATGTTGTGCTGTGAGTCCTGTCACCAGCTCCAAATGGATAGCTTTACTGGCGAGGCAAATGAATACTGCAATATAGGCCTTGTATGTAGTGTGTCCTCTGAACCTCGAGGCCTTGACATCGATAGATCCTGTGTAATCCACACCTGTAGCTTCGAACGCTCTTTTCGGCGGATTAACACGATGGTATGGAAGATCACCCATTAATTGTCGAGAGGGTTTAGGGCGATGCTGAAAGCAAGCCACACACTGTCGGAGAACTCTTTTTACCGCTTGTTTGCCATTAATGATCCAAAACTGCTGCTGGATGATCGCACGGGTCAGTTGCACACCCCCATGCATGGTGTTCAGATGGGCGTTTTTTATGACGAGGTCCGTAAAATGATGTGACTTCGGTAGGATGATGGGCGTGCGTTGTTGAGTGGTGAGCTGCAAAGCGTTTCGAAGTCTGCCCCGCACTCTGAGGATCCCTTGGGCATCTATGAATGGCGACAGTTGGCTAAGCTTGTTAGATTTTGAGAGCGATTTGTTTGCTCGCAACTTGGACAGTTCGTGAGAGAATGCTTCCTGTTGGACAACGCGAACCAGAGTATACATTGCCTTGGAAAACTCCTTTACGCTAATTGGTCCGGAAAGCCGAGCCTCCCTTTTGCAGCGAGTATTATGGATAAAGCGATTAATGAATGCTGTGGAAAATACAAGTCGACTGTATGACGAAAATGACTCAACAAAGGAATCAGTGGATGCACAGGTGTGAGCGTGGATAACCTTTGCTGCCTGTTCCTCGCAGATTGTGCTCGGATCTGGAGAAGTAAGAGTTACCTTGGGCCAATGATCTTCGGGTTCCTGCAACCAGTCTGGGCCGCTCCACCAGAGCTTATCCTGCGCGAGCTGTAGTGGGGTTAAACCGCGCGTTGCACAATCCGCAGGGTTGTCCTGCGTAGACACATGACCCCACTGGGAAGCAGAGCTGACCTCTTGGATGCTGCCAATTCGATTGGCTACAAAAGTCTTCCACCTGCATGGATCTCCATATATCCAGTGAAGCACGATCATGGCGTCTGACCAGTAGTACACTGTGACCCGCATCTGAGGCACGTGAAGTTGCTGCTGGATCCATGTGGCGAGTTTGGTAGCTAGAACTGCTCCGGAAAGCTCCACTCGCGGTATGGTGAGAGGCTTTGTTGGTGTAACCCTAGTGCGAGCTGCGACTAAGTGTGTATGTATCATTCCAGCAGTGTCGAGTACTCGAAGGTAGGCACACGCTGCATACGCGAGGGACGACCCATCGGAAAACATGTGCAATTGAAGAGATATCACATTGCTGAAATCGCAACCGAACCAGCGTGGTATGCGAATGTGTTGAACTTCTGGAAGATGTTCGAGATATCGCTGCCAACGCGCTGCCAAAGACTCTGGTAGCATGTCGTCCCAATCGAGTGCACGGTAAGTGCCATCAGTTTGCTGCATACGGAAGCTCCATACGTCCTTGAGGAGAATTTTTGACATGACTATCAAGGGTGCTAAAAATCCTAATGGATCGAAGAGCCGCGCCACTGTTGATAAAAGAGCCCTTTTAGAAAGTGTGGGATTGATCGAGAAATGGATTTTGAATCCGTAGACGTCCGGGTTTGGCTGCCAGTACAGTCCAAGCGTTTTAATGCTGTCTTTATTGTCCATTTCGAAGATTGAGTGGTTGCAGAGGTCTACTTTAGGAATATCACTAAGCAACGCCGGGTGGTTCGCTGCCCATTTTCGAAGATGCATACCAGCCGAGCGGAGGGCTGCTATGACCTCGTTTCGCACTCGAATGGCACCGTCCGTGGTCTCATGGCCGCTTTGTACGTCATCAACATAAATCTCCCTTTTCAGTACCTTTTCTGCTAGCGGATAATTTTCTCGTTCGTCCTGAGCTATTTGGTGGATCACCCGAATCGCTGTGTATGGCGCTGATGCTGTTCCGAAGGTAACTGTGGTGAGACGGAACTCTTTTAACTTTCCGGTTTTGTCACGCCACCAAATGCGCTGGAATTGAGAGTCCTCTGGATGCATTTCGATACATCGGTACATCCTTTGGATGTCCGCCACGAAAACATAGC
It encodes the following:
- the LOC138927813 gene encoding uncharacterized protein isoform X1 gives rise to the protein MGDLPYHRVNPPKRAFEATGVDYTGSIDVKASRFRGHTTYKAYIAVFICLASKAIHLELVTGLTAQHFLWALQRFIGRRGFVRHMYSDCGTNFIAADKSLQLWSNEFRQEINQTVVPELTKRYIQWHFNPPHSPNFGGLWEANVKAIEACLNSRPLCPLTADINDLQVLTPAHFLIGDSMQSLPTPSDKDKSLNTQFMEGQRILRQFWKRWSSDWLSHLQARPKWRQEEENLQVNDLVIIKDDRTGPTDWKLGRVTELHPGADGMVRVATIYTGSGTYKRSVSKICRLPIPNYTEAKVEEANLEQYYH
- the LOC138927813 gene encoding uncharacterized protein isoform X2; this encodes MGDLPYHRVNPPKRAFEATGVDYTGSIDVKASRFRGHTTYKAYIAVFICLASKAIHLELVTGLTAQHFLWALQRFIGRRGFVRHMYSDCGTNFIAADKSLQLWSNEFRQEINQTVVPELTKRYIQWHFNPPHSPNFGGLWEANVKAIEACLNSRPLCPLTADINDLQ
- the LOC138925601 gene encoding uncharacterized protein, with product MHPEDSQFQRIWWRDKTGKLKEFRLTTVTFGTASAPYTAIRVIHQIAQDERENYPLAEKVLKREIYVDDVQSGHETTDGAIRVRNEVIAALRSAGMHLRKWAANHPALLSDIPKVDLCNHSIFEMDNKDSIKTLGLYWQPNPDVYGFKIHFSINPTLSKRALLSTVARLFDPLGFLAPLIVMSKILLKDVWSFRMQQTDGTYRALDWDDMLPESLAARWQRYLEHLPEVQHIRIPRWFGCDFSNVISLQLHMFSDGSSLAYAACAYLRVLDTAGMIHTHLVAARTRVTPTKPLTIPRVELSGAVLATKLATWIQQQLHVPQMRVTVYYWSDAMIVLHWIYGDPCRSEHNLRGTGSKGYPRSHLCIH